The following are from one region of the Actinoplanes sp. L3-i22 genome:
- a CDS encoding GlxA family transcriptional regulator, which translates to MARVAHLVALLAFDGVQLLDVAGPAEVFTTANGFGAAYDVRVISGTGADVTTSSGVRLGAGPAPDHPRRLGTLVVPGRSDWRAAVRDDASMALVHALAPRARRVASVCAGAFLLAEAGLLDGRRATTHWQLAGELARAYPAVRVDSDPVFARDGRVFTSAGVTAGIDLALALVEADHGAGIARQVARHLVVFLARPAGQSQFSARLSVRETEHPVLRAALDTVTGDPAADHTTDRLAARAGVSPRHLTRLFRTHTGLSPGRYVESIRVEAAQALLEGADSVEAVAAAAGFGSAETMRRVFHQHLGVSPTTYRARFRTTGTA; encoded by the coding sequence GTGGCCCGAGTAGCCCATCTCGTCGCGCTCCTGGCATTCGACGGCGTCCAGCTCCTCGACGTCGCCGGCCCGGCCGAGGTGTTCACCACGGCCAACGGGTTCGGCGCGGCCTACGACGTCCGGGTCATCTCCGGAACCGGCGCCGACGTGACCACCTCGTCCGGCGTCCGCCTCGGCGCCGGCCCCGCGCCGGACCACCCGCGGCGCCTCGGCACCCTGGTCGTGCCGGGGCGCTCGGACTGGCGCGCGGCGGTGCGCGACGACGCGTCGATGGCCCTGGTTCACGCGCTCGCGCCGCGGGCCCGCCGGGTCGCGTCGGTGTGCGCGGGCGCGTTCCTGCTGGCCGAGGCCGGGCTGCTGGACGGCCGCCGGGCGACCACGCACTGGCAGCTGGCCGGCGAGCTGGCCCGGGCCTATCCGGCGGTGCGGGTCGACAGCGACCCGGTGTTCGCCCGCGACGGCCGGGTCTTCACCTCGGCCGGGGTGACCGCCGGGATCGACCTGGCGCTCGCCCTGGTCGAGGCGGACCACGGCGCCGGGATCGCCCGGCAGGTGGCCCGGCACCTGGTCGTGTTCCTGGCCCGGCCGGCCGGGCAGTCCCAGTTCAGCGCCCGGCTCAGCGTCCGCGAGACCGAGCATCCGGTGCTGCGCGCGGCGCTGGACACGGTCACCGGCGACCCGGCCGCCGACCACACCACCGACCGGCTCGCCGCCCGGGCCGGGGTCAGCCCGCGCCACCTGACCCGGTTGTTCCGCACGCACACCGGCCTGAGCCCCGGCCGGTACGTCGAGTCGATCCGGGTCGAGGCCGCCCAGGCGTTGCTGGAAGGCGCCGACTCGGTCGAGGCGGTCGCGGCGGCGGCCGGCTTCGGCTCCGCCGAGACCATGCGCCGCGTCTTCCACCAGCACCTGGGCGTCTCCCCGACGACCTACCGCGCCCGCTTCCGCACCACCGGAACCGCCTGA
- a CDS encoding HD domain-containing protein, protein MTMIDVPDTQLAREATELVRDTTPELIYHHSRRVYLFGARQGRNRDLSFDPELLYVGAMFHDLGLGERFHASGRRFEVDGADEARRFLQARGVPEDSVRRVWLAIALHTTPGVPQFLEPEVALVTAGVEYDVLGMDFDLISPEERAEITALHPRPDFKRRILAAFTAGVAPKPATTFGTVKADVLGHFVPDFPKTDFVRTIQDSPWPE, encoded by the coding sequence ATGACGATGATCGACGTGCCGGACACCCAGCTCGCCCGCGAGGCCACCGAGCTGGTCCGCGACACCACCCCCGAGCTGATCTACCACCACTCCCGCCGGGTCTACCTGTTCGGCGCCCGGCAGGGCCGCAACCGGGACCTGAGCTTCGACCCCGAGCTGCTGTACGTCGGTGCGATGTTCCACGACCTCGGCCTCGGCGAGCGGTTCCACGCCAGTGGGCGGCGCTTCGAGGTGGACGGCGCCGACGAGGCGCGGCGGTTCCTGCAGGCGCGCGGCGTGCCCGAGGACAGCGTCCGGCGCGTCTGGCTGGCGATCGCGTTGCACACCACGCCCGGGGTGCCGCAGTTCCTGGAGCCCGAGGTCGCGCTGGTGACGGCGGGCGTGGAGTACGACGTACTGGGAATGGATTTTGATCTGATCTCTCCGGAGGAGCGTGCCGAGATCACCGCGCTGCACCCGCGGCCGGACTTCAAGCGCCGCATCCTGGCGGCCTTCACCGCCGGGGTCGCGCCCAAGCCCGCGACCACCTTCGGCACCGTCAAGGCCGACGTCCTGGGGCACTTCGTGCCCGACTTCCCAAAGACCGATTTTGTACGGACGATCCAGGACTCCCCGTGGCCCGAGTAG
- a CDS encoding TetR/AcrR family transcriptional regulator: MSQTRSRGRRTDALSKDVVVRAAVELLDEHGERGFTFKLLTERLQTGAGAVYWHVANKDELILFATDKVIGDALATLSPEPGTDAETRLRTLLLTMYDVLDDHSWAAPHVVAAHSMPSALLLLERVGSLIAETSLPARRHFAAATALFLYLTGVTAQDSSRATTVEPGVNRNEHLGQEAERWAALDPARFPFITRIAAELGDHNDRDQFITGVDLFLDGLRAQDPTG, from the coding sequence ATGTCACAGACACGTAGCCGGGGTCGCCGCACCGACGCCCTCTCGAAGGACGTCGTGGTCCGTGCCGCGGTCGAGCTGCTCGACGAGCACGGCGAGCGGGGTTTCACGTTCAAGCTGCTCACCGAGCGGCTGCAGACCGGAGCCGGCGCGGTGTACTGGCATGTCGCGAACAAGGACGAGCTGATCCTGTTCGCCACCGACAAGGTGATCGGCGACGCGCTCGCGACGCTTAGCCCGGAGCCCGGAACGGATGCCGAGACCCGGCTGCGCACGCTCCTGCTGACCATGTACGACGTCCTGGACGACCACTCCTGGGCGGCGCCGCACGTCGTCGCGGCCCACTCGATGCCCAGCGCGCTGCTCCTGCTGGAGCGGGTCGGTTCGCTGATCGCCGAGACGTCGCTGCCCGCCCGGCGGCACTTCGCCGCCGCCACCGCGCTGTTCCTCTACCTCACCGGGGTGACCGCCCAGGACAGCTCCCGCGCCACCACGGTCGAGCCGGGCGTGAACCGGAACGAGCACCTCGGGCAGGAGGCCGAGCGCTGGGCCGCCCTCGACCCGGCCAGGTTCCCGTTCATCACCCGGATCGCCGCCGAGCTGGGCGACCACAACGACCGCGACCAGTTCATCACCGGCGTCGACCTGTTCCTGGACGGGCTGCGGGCGCAGGATCCGACCGGCTGA